The Myxococcus fulvus genomic interval CTGGTGCCGTTGTCGACGAAGACGTGCTGTGACGCGAGGCCCGAGAAGGAGAGAGGCGAGTCGACGCGGCGCAGGTCGAACATCACCTGGAAGAGCGGCGCGTGACTCAGGCTGCGCTCGACATGGAGCGCATCGACGACGCGCTCGAACGGCGCATCCTGGTGGCTGAAGGCCTCCAGCGCGGTCGCCCACACGTGCGCCAGCAACATGGAGAACGGCGCGGAGGGCAGCAGGTGGGTCCGCAGGACGAGCGTGTTGATGAACAGACCGACGATGTCCTCGGAGGCCGCGTGCGTGCGTCCGGAGACCGGCGTGCCGATGCACAGCTCTCGCTCACCCGAGTAGCGCTGGAGCAGCGTGGCGAACACCGCATAGAGCGCCATGAACGGCGTCACCTGGTGCTCTCGGCAGAGCGCCTCCAGCCGCAGCCGGAGCTCCCGCGGCAACACGTGGCGGCGCGAGTACGCGCCCCGGTCGGACAGCACCGGCGGACGAGGCTTGTCCGTGGGCAGCGCGAGCAGCGACGGCGCGTCGGCGAGCTGTCGCTTCCAGTAGTCGAGGTGGATGTCCTCGCGCGCGCGGACCTCGGGTGTGCGCTGCCAGGCGGACAGGTCCACGTAGTCCAGGGTGGCGGGCGCGGGAGGCGGGACGCGGCCTTCCTGGAGCGCGGAGTACGTCGTCGCCAGCTCGTTGAGGAGGATGCCCATCGAGAGGCCATCCACCACCAGGTGATGCAGCACCAGCAGCAGCACCTGGTGCCCGGGGCCACTCGTGAACAGGTGGAACCGATACAGCGGCCCCTCCTCCAGCGAGAGCGGTCGCGAGGCCTCTTCGCGAAGTCTGCGCTGGAGCCACGCCTCCGCGGTCCCGCTCTCATGCGGCGGGCGTGACACCTCCTCCACTGTGAGCAGCGACTCGCGGACCGGGTGGACGCGCAGCCGCGGGCTCCCCTCCACGGGCGTGAAGGTGACGCGCAGCGCGGCGTGCCGCTCCACCAGTCGCCGCAGCGTGTCCTCCAGCGCGGTCCTGTTCAGCGTGCCCCGGAGCTCCAGCGCATCGACGACGAGGTACGCCGCCGAATCCGGCTGGAGCTGCTGGAGGAACCACAGCCGCTCCTGCGCCAGGGACGCCATGGGCGCGACGTCGGCGGGAAGCGGCGTGGGGCCGGCGAGTGCCGCCGAGAGCGACTCGGAGATGGGGCCCAGCGCCCGGGCCAGTCGCGCCACCGTCGCGTGCGAGAACAACGCCGTCAGCGGCAGCTCCACACCCACCGCGTGCCGCACGCGCGCCAGCAGCCGCGTGGCGCTCAGCGAGTGTCCGCCCAGCTCGAAGAAGTCGCTGTCCCGGCCCACCCGCTCCACGCCCAGCACCTGCTGGAACAACCCCGCCAGCAGCACCTCCAGCTCTCCACGCGGCGCGCTGTCCGCGGACGCGCTCGCGGCGTCGACGCGGCCGAGCGACAGCGTGCCCAGCGCCTTCCGGTCCACCTTCCCCGAGGACGTCAGCGGAAGCGCGGTGAGCGTCACGAGCGCGGAGGGCACCAGGTGCTCGGGGAGCTGCTGCTTCAACCACGGGCGCAGCGCCGCGCTCACCCGGGCCTCATCCTGCCCCTCGGAGGGGACGAGGAAGGCCACCAGGGCCAGCTCGCCCTCCGCGATTTCGCGAGCCACCACCGCGACCTCGCGGACCTCCGGATGGCGCGCGAGGACGGCCTCCACCTCGCCCGGCTCCACGCGCATGCCTCGCAGCTTCACCTGCGAGTCGACGCGGCCCAGGTACTCGAGCTCGCCGTCCACCGTCCACCGCGCCAGGTCTCCCGTGCGGTAGAGCCGCTCGCCCGGTGTCGAACCGAACGGATGCGGCAGGAAACGCTCCGCCGTCAGGTCCGGCCGCCCCAGGTAGCCACGGGCCACGCCCACGCCGCCGATGAACAGCTCTCCCGCGACGCCAGGAGGCAGCGGCTCCAGCGCCTCATCGAGCACATACAGCCGCGTGTTGGGCCACGGCGTGCCCAGGGTGATGGCGCCCGGCACCACCGCGTACGGCGTGATCGCCGCGCAGACCGTGGCCTCCGTCGGGCCATACGCGTTGAGCAGCCGCCGGCCCTGTCCCCAGCGCTCGGCCACCGCGATGGGAAGGGCCTCGCCCGCGGAGATGACGGTGCGCAGGCCCTCCAGCCCCTCCGTCTCCAACTGCGCCAGCACCGACGGCGTCAGCGTCACCGCGGTGATGGCGCTCTCACGCAGGAGCGTCCGCAGGGGCGCGTCCGGGAGCAGCCGCTGTCGGGGCGCGAGCACCAGCGTCGCGCCCGCGAGCAGCGTGGCGAACACCTCGCACACGGACGCATCGAAGCTCATCGACGCGAACTGGAGCACCCGGTCCTCGGGCCGGAACCCATGCGCCCGCACCGCGGCCAGCGCCGTGTTGCGCAGCCCCGCGTGCGCCACCAGCACGCCCTTGGGCCGCCCCGTGGAGCCGGACGTGTAGATGACGTACGCCAGATGGTCCGTCGAGGCGACCGCCTCCAGCCGCTCCACGGAGTGACGCGCGAACGGTGGCAGCAGGCCGTCCAGCTCCACCGTCAGCTCGCCCCGCAGCGGCAGCTCGTCCAGCATCTGCTGCCGCGCGAGCACCACGGGCGCGCCGCTGTCGGAGAGCACGAAGCCCTGCCGCTCGGTGGGATGCGCCGGGTCCAACGGAACGAACGCGCCTCCCGCCTTGAGGATGCCCAGCATCCCCACCACCTGCTCCACCGAGCGCTCCGCGCACAGCGCGACGCGCGTCTCCGGCCCCACGCTCAGCGAGCGCAGATAGCGCGCGAGCTGGTTGGCGCGCTCGTCCAACTGCCGGTACGTCAGCCGGGTGCCCTCGAAGTCGAGCGCCGTCGCGTCCGGCGCGCGGTCCACCTGCTGCTCGAAGCAGGCCACCACCGTGTCGCCGCCCTCCAGGTGTTGCTCGGAGGCATTGAAGGTGACGAGCACCCGGTGCCGCAGCTCCTCGGAGAGGACGGGACGTGGAGCGGGCGCGCGCTCGGCCACGGGGGTGGCGTCGGGCGCGGCGGCGGAGTCGACAGGGGGAGCCTTCCGTCCGTGCGGACCGGGGGAGGTCGGGGCGGAATCGTCGTGAGCGGTCATCGTGAAGTCTGTGCTCTCAGAGCCGGAGTCGAACGTTGATGCCGGCGCGGAACAGGCCCATGTCCACCGGCGCGCTGGGGGCGATGCCGGCGTCGGGCTGGAAGCGGAACTCGCCGCCGCGCTCTCCAAAAGGAACTTCCACGTAGGCGGCGACCGTCACGTCGCGCAGCCGGGAGGCATTGATGTCCAGGCGCGCCACGTAGGACGGGTCTCCCACGTTGCCCATCACCGTGAGCGTCGTCGTGGGCTCGTAGATGTTGCGCGCGGTGACGGCCACCTGCGCCATGCCGTAGAACCGGCCGAAGTAGAGCGGCTGGAAGTCACCCACCGCCTGCACCCACGTCAACAGCTCGCGGTCGTCACTGCCCAGCTGGTTGTAGAACCCCTCCAGCCGCACCACCGTCTTGAACGTGTCCGCCACGCGCAGCTCCACCTGCGCGCCGCCGCTGGCCTGCACCTGGAGCCCGTCGAGCGCCCGCACCTGGAAGCCCCCCGCCTGCGAGCGCTCCCACGTGGCCACATCCGCGCCGTGCACCAGGGCAATCTCGGTGTTGAAGTCCAGCCGCCCCAGGCCAATCGAGTAGTCCACGCCGTAGCGGGGCCGCCGGCCCTCCACGAACGAGCCCGACACCGCCAGCTCGCTGGTGCCCAGCGCCATCTCCGCGCGCACCGCGCCGCCGTAGCGCACCCGGTCCCCGTCCGCCGTCACCTCGTCCAACAGGTCCGCCGTGCCGATGAGCCACAGGTTGGCCGCCATCTCCTCCCACGGCACGTTGACCTTCACCATGTCCACGCCCGGCCTCAAGTCATAGAGGAACAGCGGGTCCGGGTTGCGCGCGCGCAGGAAGTCGGTGGTGTTCCAGATCTTCGAGCTGCCCCACTTGATGTGCTGCCGCCCCGCGGTGATGAAGACGTGGTCGAACAGGCCGAAGTAGATCCACAGCCGGTCCAGGCTCGTCGCGGGCGTGGAGAGCACCGGGTCCAGCGGGTCGTACGCCATGCGGCCCACCGCGAAGCTGCGCAGCCCGTCGAACGGCTTGAAGTCCAGGTACACGTCCAGGAGCGCCGGGAAGAACGGGTCCACCCCCGTGGCCGACGTGCTCGCGCGCCGGGCCCCGGCCACCTCCGCGCGCTGCAGGTAGAAGCCGCCCACCGTGAGCAGCTCGGGCACCTTGAGGAACGCGGAGGGGTGCAGCGGGTCCTCCTCGACGGTGTCCTCCGTCACCGGCTGCGGCCCCGCGGTGGGGCCCCCCGCCGCCGAAGCGATGCTCGCGCCCGACGCGGCCACGTCATCCACCACCACCGGCCTCAGCGACGTGTCCACGTCCAGGGGCGGCGCGGGGCGCGGTGACGCTGTTTCGCCCTCGATGGTGGGCACCGCCAGCTCCAGGCTCGCCACGGCGGGCTGCGTGGCGGTGGCGGGCTCCGCGAAGGCCTCCACGGTGTTGGCGTCCGCCGTCTCCGTGTCGTCCTCGGACGCGGTGCCGGAGGCGGCCACCGTGTCGCTCGCTTCCGTCGTGTCCGCGGTGCCGGCGGAGGACAGCTCCGGCGGAGGCTCCACGCTCGCGGTGAGCGCGAGCTTGCCTCGCACGGGCTTCTGATACGTCAGCGCGCGCACGTCGCCACCGGTGAAGAACACCGCGAGGCCCCGCGACGGATAATGGAAATACAGCGAGGTGTCCGCCGTGGCCTTCACCACGTAGCAGGGCTTCTTGCTCCAGCCCGTCTTGGGACACGCGGGGCCGAATTGTTTCTCCACCGCGGCGCGCGTGGGCGCGCGGGTGGGGAAGACATCGATGCGCCGCAGCTTGCGCGTGCGTGTATCGACGGTGAAGCGCGCGCGCTGCGTCCCCGCCGGCGAGGACTGCCCCTGATAGTCGAGCACCAGCGCGCCATCCTCGCGGCGTCTCGCGTCGGGCTCGCCGAACAGGATGCGCAGCTGCGCCTCCGTCGTCAGGCCCGGTCTGGCTTTCTTCCAGGGCTCCGCGTGAGCCGTGCCATGAATCAGACACAACATGGCCACGATGCGCACGACAGAGGGGGCAGGGGGCATGGAGGGCCGCAGTCTAGTGGTGTTGTGACACGCGTGGAAACCCACGGTGGGTTGACATTCCCCTGCTGTTCCTCCGAGCATCCACCTCCCCTGCGTAGTGGAGGCCACCCACATGGCGTCGGAAGAGGCGGTTCAGTCCCCATCCGAAACAGCTGCGAACGCGGTATCCACTCCGAATCCCTCCGAGGCTCCCGAGGCGGTGTCGGCCGCTCCCGAGAAGCTCGATGAGATAGAGGAGATCGACTTCCTCCTCGAGGAGATTGAAAGCAAGATCGCCCCGCTCGCCCTGGCATGAGCACGGCTGGCGAGGTCCGCTCGTACCGGGACACCTTCCTCCCGTACTGGCATCCGGTGGCGTACGCCCACGAGCTTCGGGAAGGCCCCCTGGCCGCCCGGCTCCTGGAGACGGAGCTGGTCCTCTGGCGCACCGCCTCCGGTGTGGCGGCCACCCAGCGCTACTGCGCGCACCGCGGCGCGGACCTCTCCGCCGGGACTGTCACTCCCCAGGGACTTCGCTGCGCGTTCCATGGATGGACATACGCCCAGAGCGGCTCGTGTGTCCGCATTCCCTCTCAACCCCAGACGCCCGTCCCCGAGCGGGCCCGGGTGAACAGCTACCTTGCCGCACAGCGGCATGGGCTCATCTGGGTCTGTCTTTCGCCCGAGCCGGCGGCGCCGCTGCCCGAGTGGCCGGAGCTGGCCGACAGCGCGACGGTGGCCACGGTGCCGCTGCCCCGCCTGGACTGGGAGACGTCCGCCGGACGCATGGTGGAGATCGTCCTGGACGTGGCTCACCTATCGTTCGTTCATGAAGGCACGTTCGGCAATCCGGAGCAGCCGGAGGTGCCGGCGTATGACGTGGAGAAGCGCTCGGACGGACTGCGCGCGCAGATCGTCTATCCCGCGCTGGCGCCCGCGGTGGGGAGCGCTCCACCCCGGGTGGACCGCACCACGCTCACGTACGAGGTGACGTTCCCCTTCACCGCGCGGCTCACCTTCAAGCCCACGCTCTTCTATCCGCACACCGTCTACGCGGTGGCCTCGCCCTGGTCGGAGGAGAAGATGCAGTGCTTCTACTTCGCCTCGTACCACCCGAGGATCCGCAACTTCGCGGAGCTGTTCGTGAAGTCGGAGTCGGCCATCCTGGAGCAGGACCGCCGCGTGGCGGAGGGACAGCGCCCGCGCGCGCACCCGCTGGACTTCTCGGGGGAGGTCCCCGTGAAGGCGGACCGGCTCCCCATCGAATACCGCCGGGCCCTCGCGGCCCTGCGCCTGGGTCGTCCTCCGGACGCGCCCGCATGGGACTAGCCACAGGAGTTGCTCGAACGTGAATGCCGGGGGCCGAAGCTGGGAGAGGTGCGTGTCCGTGGTGGCGCTGCTCGTCGCCGTGAGCGGCTGTCGGGAGAAGGACGCGGCCCCCAAGCCGCCGCCCGCCGTCGTCGAGGCGAAGCCCGCCGCGCCTCCCGCACCCAAGCCCGTGTCCGCCGAGGCCGCGCTCGTGGAGAGGGGCCGCTACCTGGGCGAGTCGGTGCTCGGCTGCGTGGACTGTCACACGCAGCGGGACACGGGCCGCTTCGGTGGACCGCTGTCGGGCCCCCAGCTCGCCGGCGCGTGCTTCGGTCCGGAGTGGGACCTGCCCGGCACGCTGTGCGCGCCCAACATCACCTCGGACCCGGTGCATGGCGTGGGCAAGTGGACCGATGCCCAGCTGCTGCGCACCCTGCGCGAGGGCTATGGCCAGGGGGACCGCACGCTCTTCCCGATGATGCCGTACATGGAGTGGCGCGCCACCCTGTCCGACGGTGACGCGAAGGCCGTCGTCGCGTGGCTGCGCACCGTGCCCGCCGTGGCCCTCCCCACGCCTCCCTCCAAGCTCGCCCCCGAGGTGCTCGCGGACATCAAGGACCTGGCGGGCCCCCTGCCCGGACCCGTGGCCGAGCCCGCCCAGGACGAGGTGTCCCGGGGCCGCTACCTGGCCACCATCGCCCAGTGCGCCTTCTGCCACGCGAGCGCCGACGAGGAGCCGAAGCCCTTCGCCGGAGGCCGCGCCGCCCCCACTCCCCTGGGCGAGGAGCCCGTGCCGTCCCTGCTCCCGGAGGGGCCCGTCCTGAAGGACCTGGGCGAGGACGCCTTCGTCGCCCGCTTCACCGCCTTCAAGGACCTGGCCCCCGCCCCCAGCAAGAAGGGCCAGGTCAACAAGCTGTCCATGCCCTGGCGCGCCTTCTCCTCCATGAAGG includes:
- a CDS encoding c-type cytochrome; this encodes MSVVALLVAVSGCREKDAAPKPPPAVVEAKPAAPPAPKPVSAEAALVERGRYLGESVLGCVDCHTQRDTGRFGGPLSGPQLAGACFGPEWDLPGTLCAPNITSDPVHGVGKWTDAQLLRTLREGYGQGDRTLFPMMPYMEWRATLSDGDAKAVVAWLRTVPAVALPTPPSKLAPEVLADIKDLAGPLPGPVAEPAQDEVSRGRYLATIAQCAFCHASADEEPKPFAGGRAAPTPLGEEPVPSLLPEGPVLKDLGEDAFVARFTAFKDLAPAPSKKGQVNKLSMPWRAFSSMKEEDLRAVYRFLKTQGVATQRARGP
- a CDS encoding aromatic ring-hydroxylating oxygenase subunit alpha translates to MSTAGEVRSYRDTFLPYWHPVAYAHELREGPLAARLLETELVLWRTASGVAATQRYCAHRGADLSAGTVTPQGLRCAFHGWTYAQSGSCVRIPSQPQTPVPERARVNSYLAAQRHGLIWVCLSPEPAAPLPEWPELADSATVATVPLPRLDWETSAGRMVEIVLDVAHLSFVHEGTFGNPEQPEVPAYDVEKRSDGLRAQIVYPALAPAVGSAPPRVDRTTLTYEVTFPFTARLTFKPTLFYPHTVYAVASPWSEEKMQCFYFASYHPRIRNFAELFVKSESAILEQDRRVAEGQRPRAHPLDFSGEVPVKADRLPIEYRRALAALRLGRPPDAPAWD
- a CDS encoding Xan family putative trans-acting RiPP leader peptide; the encoded protein is MASEEAVQSPSETAANAVSTPNPSEAPEAVSAAPEKLDEIEEIDFLLEEIESKIAPLALA
- a CDS encoding non-ribosomal peptide synthetase; translated protein: MAERAPAPRPVLSEELRHRVLVTFNASEQHLEGGDTVVACFEQQVDRAPDATALDFEGTRLTYRQLDERANQLARYLRSLSVGPETRVALCAERSVEQVVGMLGILKAGGAFVPLDPAHPTERQGFVLSDSGAPVVLARQQMLDELPLRGELTVELDGLLPPFARHSVERLEAVASTDHLAYVIYTSGSTGRPKGVLVAHAGLRNTALAAVRAHGFRPEDRVLQFASMSFDASVCEVFATLLAGATLVLAPRQRLLPDAPLRTLLRESAITAVTLTPSVLAQLETEGLEGLRTVISAGEALPIAVAERWGQGRRLLNAYGPTEATVCAAITPYAVVPGAITLGTPWPNTRLYVLDEALEPLPPGVAGELFIGGVGVARGYLGRPDLTAERFLPHPFGSTPGERLYRTGDLARWTVDGELEYLGRVDSQVKLRGMRVEPGEVEAVLARHPEVREVAVVAREIAEGELALVAFLVPSEGQDEARVSAALRPWLKQQLPEHLVPSALVTLTALPLTSSGKVDRKALGTLSLGRVDAASASADSAPRGELEVLLAGLFQQVLGVERVGRDSDFFELGGHSLSATRLLARVRHAVGVELPLTALFSHATVARLARALGPISESLSAALAGPTPLPADVAPMASLAQERLWFLQQLQPDSAAYLVVDALELRGTLNRTALEDTLRRLVERHAALRVTFTPVEGSPRLRVHPVRESLLTVEEVSRPPHESGTAEAWLQRRLREEASRPLSLEEGPLYRFHLFTSGPGHQVLLLVLHHLVVDGLSMGILLNELATTYSALQEGRVPPPAPATLDYVDLSAWQRTPEVRAREDIHLDYWKRQLADAPSLLALPTDKPRPPVLSDRGAYSRRHVLPRELRLRLEALCREHQVTPFMALYAVFATLLQRYSGERELCIGTPVSGRTHAASEDIVGLFINTLVLRTHLLPSAPFSMLLAHVWATALEAFSHQDAPFERVVDALHVERSLSHAPLFQVMFDLRRVDSPLSFSGLASQHVFVDNGT